The nucleotide window ATGAACGCGGATGAATGATGATGTTTTTTGGGTTTGGATCTAGGATCTATAATGTTTTAGGTAGTTTAATGTTGTTGGGGGTTGTCCATTCTCCATTAAATCCGATGGTTTTATTTTCTATTGTTCTTGCTTGTATGATTTCTTGATGGAGTTGGTTGATTTCTTTTTCTGCTTCTATTCCTCCTAATAAATAGGTTATTAGTTTGACGGCTAGTTTTCGTCCGGCTATGAGAATGCGTTTTTTTTGGATATCGTAAAGGATACCGTACCACAGGGATGAGGGTTTTTCTAGCCCACTAAATCCTCCTGTTTCATCAAAGGTATTCAGTTTTTGAAAAAGGCTATCTAGGGAAATTTGGTTTTTAAAAACTAATATTCCTAATGCTTGGGCGAGGGCTATTTGTCCGACGGGACGAAACAGGAGGTTTCCTTGTCCTTTGCCGACTTCATGACTAAACCGTCTGATTTGATAGGTTTTTGTGCCGTTTTCTAGTTGGCGATAACTGGGTAAGTTCCCTAAATAGTTGAAAAGTTGGCTAAAGAGGTCTAATGCTTCTTCTAATTCTTCGTCTTCGGGACGTAAGGGGATGATCTGTTTTTTATTTTTCGGTTGCCAATGGGGGTATTGATGGGATAAATATCCCTCGGACATATCTTGTAAGGCTTGCAGGGTGGTTAGTACAGTTGATTTACTGGAGATGGTGGCACTATCCCAATTCACTCTAGCTTGCCAGTCGTCTTGTTCTCTGTCTTTGAGGAGGGGATGAGTTATGGCTAATTGTCGCGCAACGATCGCAAACCCGTCATCTTCGTTGAGGAGGGCAAGTTGTCCTTTACTGAGAATAACAGCCATGCGGTTGACATGAACAAAGATCGATCGAACTCTGCGTCTAGCTTCTTCGTGGGTTTCACCGGTGAGGACGGCGGGAATGAATTCTACGCCAATTTTTTCTTTGGCTAAGTTGTGCAGATGGGTTAAACTCAGGTCGTAGGTTTCTATGAGATCTTCGGTGGTGATCTCTGTGCCGATCGCTTTTTTGGTTTTGTTGTAGAGTTCTAAGCGTCCGGTTTTGATTAATTCCATTAGTCCTTGTATTCCCATCAGGCGATGTTGTCCATCGAGGGCAAATATGGAATAGTTATCGGAGATGTCTAAGAGTCCGAGGTTGCCTTGAGGATCTAGGGGGGTAAAATTGACGGCGGAGGTTTGGGCGCGATCGTTTTCCCATTGGGGGGTGTTCGGATCGTTTACCCAGTGGGGACTAATTACGGCGAGGATAGGGGGGAATTTATGATGTTTGCGGGTGGCTAAATATTGGGCTAAATGCGCTTGACGAGACCAGTCTAAGGGGCGTTGTTGGAGTTGTTCGATCGTTTGACTGTCTCGGATGATGTTATGGGTTTTGGGGTCAAATTTTTGTTGAAATAGGGGGAGTTGGGAAGCAAAACAGATACGAGAGGCTAACCATTCTAGGGTCACTGAGCCTAAATAGGCTTCGCTTGTTCCCATCTGGGTTTTTTGCACTAGGAGGCGATCGCTTTTGGATAGGTAGCGGTCTAGAAGGAGGGCTAAGGCTTGTTTTTCTTGGTTTTCCCGTTGTAAGATTTGGCTGGCTAGGTCTGTATCCATTCTTTTTGGTTTTTAAAAACTTATTGGCTTTAGTTCTATTTTAGGGGATTTCCAGTCTAACAGAGTTAATACCAAGAGCGCTCCCACGATTGCTACAGATCCCCCCAACCCACGGCAGTCGCTCTTTGTTGGAAACCAACAAGACCGCGCTGCCTCCCCTTATTAAGGGGGGCAAATACAGATATTTTTTTGTAGCTT belongs to Gloeothece citriformis PCC 7424 and includes:
- a CDS encoding DGQHR domain-containing protein; translation: MDTDLASQILQRENQEKQALALLLDRYLSKSDRLLVQKTQMGTSEAYLGSVTLEWLASRICFASQLPLFQQKFDPKTHNIIRDSQTIEQLQQRPLDWSRQAHLAQYLATRKHHKFPPILAVISPHWVNDPNTPQWENDRAQTSAVNFTPLDPQGNLGLLDISDNYSIFALDGQHRLMGIQGLMELIKTGRLELYNKTKKAIGTEITTEDLIETYDLSLTHLHNLAKEKIGVEFIPAVLTGETHEEARRRVRSIFVHVNRMAVILSKGQLALLNEDDGFAIVARQLAITHPLLKDREQDDWQARVNWDSATISSKSTVLTTLQALQDMSEGYLSHQYPHWQPKNKKQIIPLRPEDEELEEALDLFSQLFNYLGNLPSYRQLENGTKTYQIRRFSHEVGKGQGNLLFRPVGQIALAQALGILVFKNQISLDSLFQKLNTFDETGGFSGLEKPSSLWYGILYDIQKKRILIAGRKLAVKLITYLLGGIEAEKEINQLHQEIIQARTIENKTIGFNGEWTTPNNIKLPKTL